A single genomic interval of Spinacia oleracea cultivar Varoflay chromosome 6, BTI_SOV_V1, whole genome shotgun sequence harbors:
- the LOC110775408 gene encoding probable GTP-binding protein OBGM, mitochondrial: protein MLREVTVEVGMEVCDVVELIGMASLMNGRWGGHGTSKNKIGSRGEDKVVQVPVSTAIYFVESEIPSIVEKSSSVIHPWDLPGIFTSDLLASDQLSTFSLWEPDMVRLRKSV, encoded by the exons ATGTTAAGGGAGGTGACAGTGGAAGTGGGAATGGAAGTTTGTGACGTAGTTGAACTGATCGGTATGGCAAGCCTGATG AATGGACGATGGGGTGGGCATGGTACTTCAAAGAATAAGATCGGCAGCCGTGGAGAAGACAAG GTTGTGCAAGTTCCTGTTTCTACTGCTATCTATTTTGTGGAGAGTGAAATCCCTTCAATAGTGGAGAAGTCATCTTCTGTGATTCACCCTTGGGATCTTCCAGGTATTTTTACTTCTGATCTCCTTGCATCTGATCAGCTATCCACTTTTAGTTTGTGGGAGCCGGATATGGTTAGGTTGAGGAAAAGTGTTTAA